In the genome of Enterococcus hirae ATCC 9790, one region contains:
- a CDS encoding phage portal protein, whose translation MTGQSLATINDHPKVNIDTKELERITIDFKEYRNEYDEIQYINSSNKIQKRKYMALNIRKLTAELMASLVFNEQVEIKVDEPKANEFIQHVLEHNDFKKNMTKYLEPMFATGGLAIRPYVDTQTGELEFSWALANAFYPLRSTSNGISEGVMMFKTLEVEANNIIYYTLLEFHEWSNGTLVITNELYCSDNSNIIGKRVPLGYKNQYKDLQETTTIKNLQKPLFNYLKPAGFNNFSLHSPLGLGICDNATNTIKQINDTFDQFHWEIKMGQRTVVVSDHLLDYVPDEQGNQLHPIFDPDVNIYRPMRMEDDREFVQDITRDLRTEQYISSINYFLKTLEVQLQLSVGTFSFDGKSMQTATEVISQNSLTYRTRNMHCNEIEKFIKGLIVSILELASVMVYEGHKLYSGAIPSFEEISVDFDDGIFESLEQKLAFYSKAKTAQLVPTTEALKGIFNLTDEEAIKWFQRIQQEEYGLDPKEVEEFLTKKELGDEE comes from the coding sequence GTGACAGGACAATCGCTAGCAACAATCAATGATCATCCAAAAGTAAATATTGATACGAAAGAGCTAGAACGTATCACAATTGATTTTAAAGAGTATAGAAATGAATACGATGAAATTCAATACATCAATTCTTCAAATAAAATTCAAAAAAGAAAATACATGGCATTAAATATAAGAAAATTGACAGCGGAGTTAATGGCTAGTTTGGTATTTAATGAACAAGTCGAAATTAAAGTCGACGAACCTAAAGCAAATGAGTTTATTCAGCATGTTTTAGAACACAATGATTTCAAAAAAAACATGACAAAATACTTAGAACCTATGTTTGCTACAGGAGGGCTGGCAATTCGTCCATATGTAGATACTCAAACAGGAGAATTGGAATTCTCTTGGGCATTAGCTAATGCTTTTTATCCATTACGTTCTACCTCTAACGGTATTTCAGAAGGTGTAATGATGTTTAAAACATTAGAAGTTGAGGCAAACAATATTATTTATTATACACTTTTAGAGTTTCACGAATGGTCAAATGGAACGTTAGTAATTACCAATGAACTCTATTGTTCTGATAACTCGAATATTATTGGCAAAAGAGTTCCACTTGGTTATAAAAATCAATATAAAGATTTACAAGAAACGACTACAATTAAAAATCTACAAAAACCTTTATTCAATTATCTTAAGCCAGCAGGATTTAATAATTTTAGTTTGCATAGTCCGTTAGGGTTGGGGATTTGTGATAATGCGACAAATACAATAAAACAAATAAATGATACTTTCGATCAATTTCATTGGGAAATCAAGATGGGACAACGTACAGTTGTCGTTAGTGATCATTTATTAGATTATGTACCAGATGAACAAGGTAATCAACTACACCCTATTTTTGACCCTGACGTTAATATTTATCGTCCGATGAGAATGGAAGACGATAGAGAATTTGTACAAGATATTACTCGTGATCTTCGTACAGAGCAATATATATCTTCTATCAACTATTTCTTAAAAACTCTTGAAGTACAACTACAGTTAAGTGTAGGAACGTTCAGTTTTGATGGCAAATCTATGCAAACAGCTACAGAGGTAATCAGCCAAAACTCACTGACTTATAGGACTAGAAATATGCATTGTAACGAAATAGAAAAGTTTATCAAGGGATTAATTGTTTCTATTTTAGAACTAGCTAGTGTGATGGTTTATGAAGGTCATAAGTTATACTCTGGAGCTATACCCTCATTTGAGGAAATAAGTGTAGATTTTGATGATGGTATTTTTGAAAGTTTAGAACAAAAATTAGCATTTTACAGCAAGGCTAAAACAGCTCAATTAGTACCAACTACTGAAGCTTTAAAAGGGATTTTCAATTTGACGGATGAGGAAGCAATTAAATGGTTTCAACGAATACAGCAAGAAGAGTATGGACTAGATCCAAAAGAAGTTGAGGAATTTCTGACTAAAAAAGAGCTAGGAGATGAGGAATAA
- a CDS encoding PBSX family phage terminase large subunit yields MCKINIQKEVNPHFKSVWQSNKPYNILKGGRNSFKSSVIALLLVYTMIKYILLNEKANVVIIRKVANTIRDSVYLKIQWALNKFGIMNDFSCTVSPLKITHNQTGSTFYFYGQDDFQKLKSNDIGNIIAVWYEEAAEFKNAEEFDQSNTTFMRQKHPLAKTVQFFWSYNPPRDPYSWINEWVEKLKNQPSYLIHESSYLNDELGFVTDQMLEEINRIKENDYDYYRYLYLGEPVGLGTNVYNIDLFKRLDELPTDDRVIALYYATDVGHQTSATVCLCFGLTAKENIILLNMYYYSPQGRAIKKAPSDLSKELHEFITKTSRHSYVGNAPIRQRTIDSAEGGLRNQYTKDFGKRWHPVAKKKNIDMIDYVHDLLAQGRFYYFEPTIKTGLSNCDSLNLFIEEHKRYQFDERYLESEDPKVIKEFDHSVDAFKYACVDNAREWKLKR; encoded by the coding sequence ATGTGCAAAATTAATATACAAAAAGAAGTTAATCCTCACTTTAAATCAGTTTGGCAATCTAATAAACCTTACAATATTCTAAAAGGTGGAAGAAACTCGTTTAAGTCTTCAGTCATTGCATTACTACTAGTTTATACGATGATTAAATACATTCTCTTGAATGAAAAAGCGAATGTGGTAATAATACGTAAAGTTGCAAATACAATTCGTGATAGTGTTTATTTAAAAATACAATGGGCATTAAATAAATTCGGTATAATGAATGATTTTTCTTGTACCGTTTCGCCACTTAAAATTACACATAATCAAACAGGATCAACTTTTTATTTTTACGGTCAAGATGATTTTCAAAAGTTGAAATCAAATGATATCGGAAATATTATTGCGGTATGGTATGAAGAAGCTGCCGAGTTTAAAAATGCAGAAGAGTTTGATCAATCAAATACAACATTTATGCGCCAAAAGCATCCATTAGCAAAGACTGTTCAATTTTTTTGGAGTTATAATCCACCTAGGGATCCTTATTCATGGATTAATGAATGGGTTGAAAAATTAAAAAATCAACCTAGTTATTTGATTCATGAATCAAGCTACTTAAATGATGAATTAGGTTTTGTTACAGATCAAATGCTAGAAGAGATAAATCGTATTAAAGAAAATGATTATGATTATTATAGATATTTATATTTGGGTGAGCCTGTGGGCTTAGGAACAAATGTTTATAATATTGATCTGTTTAAACGATTAGATGAGCTACCAACGGATGATCGTGTTATAGCTTTATATTATGCGACGGATGTTGGACACCAGACATCTGCAACTGTTTGTTTGTGTTTTGGTCTGACTGCAAAAGAAAATATTATTCTATTAAATATGTACTATTACAGCCCACAGGGAAGAGCAATAAAAAAAGCACCAAGTGACTTATCAAAAGAGCTACATGAATTTATTACAAAAACTTCTCGTCATTCCTATGTGGGAAATGCACCAATTAGACAGCGAACAATTGATAGCGCAGAAGGTGGGTTGCGTAATCAATATACTAAGGATTTTGGAAAAAGATGGCATCCTGTAGCAAAGAAAAAAAATATAGATATGATTGATTACGTCCATGACTTATTAGCGCAAGGACGTTTTTATTATTTTGAACCAACCATAAAAACAGGGTTGAGTAATTGTGACAGTTTAAATTTGTTTATAGAAGAACATAAGCGATACCAATTTGATGAACGTTATTTAGAATCAGAGGATCCAAAGGTTATCAAAGAATTCGACCATTCTGTTGATGCTTTCAAGTATGCCTGCGTTGATAATGCAAGAGAGTGGAAACTCAAAAGGTAG
- a CDS encoding putative minor capsid protein, which translates to MLMLKPPKKFLVDSFIYREYLGEGDYNKPIYGDYATIENCRIDRGSQYTFSSSGKQLLYNAVIFCYEGLTTPLPTFKEQSLVIYDGKEHVITKVDTVIDAYSKTIYSYELEVV; encoded by the coding sequence ATGTTAATGCTAAAGCCACCAAAGAAGTTTCTAGTTGATTCTTTTATCTATCGAGAATATTTAGGAGAAGGGGATTATAACAAGCCGATTTATGGAGATTATGCAACTATAGAAAATTGTCGCATTGACCGAGGAAGTCAGTATACTTTTTCGTCAAGCGGCAAACAGTTACTCTATAACGCAGTGATTTTTTGTTATGAAGGACTAACAACGCCGCTACCTACTTTTAAAGAGCAATCACTAGTGATTTATGATGGTAAAGAACATGTCATTACTAAGGTTGATACGGTTATAGATGCTTATTCAAAAACTATTTATTCGTATGAATTAGAGGTGGTCTAA
- a CDS encoding minor capsid protein: MGVKVDIGGIRKKISPEAMKRGRYALGNQAMADMNRYVPKRSGGGALRGSAHLNGDHSKIIYQTPYAKAQYYGTNGKVVFRKYSTPGTGKRWDLKANSIHGANWKKAFLRGAGIK, encoded by the coding sequence GTGGGAGTAAAGGTAGATATTGGAGGTATTCGAAAAAAAATAAGTCCAGAAGCTATGAAGCGCGGGAGATATGCTTTAGGTAATCAAGCAATGGCTGATATGAATCGCTATGTACCAAAAAGATCTGGGGGAGGCGCATTGAGAGGGAGTGCTCATCTTAACGGCGATCACTCGAAAATTATTTATCAAACACCGTACGCAAAAGCACAATATTATGGAACAAATGGAAAAGTAGTATTTAGAAAGTATTCCACACCAGGAACAGGTAAACGATGGGACTTAAAAGCAAATTCCATTCACGGTGCTAATTGGAAGAAAGCTTTTTTGAGAGGAGCAGGTATTAAATAA
- a CDS encoding phage scaffolding protein, with the protein MKREQLRELGLTDEQVNSVVGLHGQTVTELNKTLAAAEQERDQLKEQLNSNQTELNALKEATKDNEELTRQLANLQSKFDKAKEDAEANLTEQQKDFAIKLALKEANALDEDIVLSQLDKDTIKVVGGKLQGFDEQLKGLQKNKSFLFQEAKDPKTTPPIPTIVSSGNPAGATVDGKSIVQKIQERLGD; encoded by the coding sequence ATGAAGCGAGAACAATTAAGAGAACTTGGATTGACAGATGAACAAGTGAATTCTGTTGTGGGGTTACATGGTCAAACTGTTACTGAATTGAACAAAACTCTTGCTGCTGCAGAACAAGAGCGTGATCAACTTAAGGAACAACTTAACTCAAATCAAACAGAGTTAAACGCTTTGAAAGAAGCGACTAAAGACAACGAAGAGTTAACTCGACAGCTTGCAAATTTACAAAGTAAGTTCGATAAAGCGAAAGAAGATGCTGAAGCAAATCTTACGGAGCAACAAAAAGATTTTGCCATCAAGCTAGCTTTAAAAGAAGCGAATGCGCTTGATGAAGACATTGTGCTTAGTCAACTAGATAAAGACACTATTAAAGTTGTCGGCGGCAAATTACAAGGTTTTGACGAACAATTAAAGGGACTACAAAAAAATAAATCATTCTTATTTCAAGAAGCAAAAGACCCTAAAACAACTCCGCCGATACCAACGATTGTTTCCTCTGGTAACCCTGCTGGGGCTACAGTGGACGGAAAAAGTATTGTACAAAAAATTCAAGAAAGATTAGGTGATTAA
- a CDS encoding phage minor capsid protein, whose product MITPHQLDLWSSNMAHLYQSLEGELIRIIIKRLNNGHDDILEWQREKLQELHLFNKETVKVISQVTGIAESEIERMFENTGDKIIRDTDRELPYDTKPIPTNLDNIMKAYHDQVWSDINNYVNQTLLSTNFGYGTATTQMYTEIVNKTTAAFNSGIFTFEEALARTIQQWAQKGIKSTFIDKGGHTWSLERYVRTVLKSTLSNTYDTLRKERMSEYGVYTVVVTSHMGARQACSKIQGNVVDLRQMSELPSNWKYRSIYDPYWNAEYGTPGGHRGVNCQHLHIPFVPGVNINNQPKYDAKENEKVALLTSRQRQLERQVVKYKKNRMVSEALGQDENAQDWSRKIRAIQSRLRTLVDSNEYLNRNYARERVYTPINTLLKDFHYDDF is encoded by the coding sequence ATGATTACACCTCATCAATTAGACTTATGGTCTTCTAATATGGCGCATCTATATCAATCATTGGAAGGCGAATTAATACGTATTATCATTAAGAGATTAAACAACGGACATGACGATATTTTAGAGTGGCAAAGAGAAAAACTGCAAGAGCTACACTTATTCAATAAGGAAACCGTCAAAGTGATTTCTCAAGTAACAGGAATTGCTGAATCTGAAATTGAACGAATGTTTGAAAATACGGGTGACAAGATTATAAGGGATACAGATAGAGAGTTACCTTATGATACAAAACCTATTCCAACTAATTTAGATAACATCATGAAAGCTTATCATGATCAAGTTTGGTCTGATATCAACAATTATGTGAATCAAACGTTGTTATCTACCAATTTCGGTTATGGAACAGCCACTACTCAAATGTACACAGAAATTGTTAACAAGACTACCGCTGCATTTAACAGTGGTATATTTACGTTTGAAGAAGCTTTAGCTAGAACCATTCAGCAATGGGCTCAAAAAGGGATTAAGTCAACCTTTATTGATAAAGGGGGACATACATGGAGTCTAGAGCGATATGTTCGAACGGTTTTAAAGTCTACCCTATCAAATACCTATGACACGTTAAGAAAAGAACGTATGAGTGAGTATGGTGTTTATACAGTTGTAGTAACAAGTCATATGGGAGCAAGACAAGCATGTTCAAAGATACAAGGAAACGTTGTCGATTTAAGGCAAATGTCTGAGTTGCCATCTAATTGGAAATATCGAAGTATCTACGATCCATACTGGAATGCTGAATATGGTACCCCTGGCGGTCACAGAGGTGTTAATTGTCAACATTTACATATTCCGTTTGTTCCTGGTGTAAATATCAATAACCAACCGAAATATGATGCGAAAGAAAATGAGAAAGTAGCTCTGTTAACTAGTCGTCAACGTCAATTAGAAAGACAAGTTGTGAAATATAAAAAGAATAGAATGGTTTCAGAAGCTCTAGGACAAGACGAAAACGCCCAAGATTGGTCAAGGAAGATTAGAGCTATACAAAGTCGCTTACGTACTCTAGTTGATTCTAATGAGTATCTAAATAGAAATTACGCGAGAGAGCGAGTATACACACCTATTAATACCTTATTGAAAGATTTTCACTATGATGATTTTTAA
- the terS gene encoding phage terminase small subunit has product MKKYELAKEDYEKGLKYREIADKYDVSISTVKSWKSRYWSQEKVATKDATLPNNRGAPDRNKNAVKHGLFANWLPSETLEIMNEVATSKPEDIIWNNIMIQYTAIIRAQKIMYFSGSEDLSKEVSKWSSSDSGSSEEYAIQYAWDKQANFLNAQSRAMSTLSNLIKQFVAIADEQDERRKKLELIDAQIMKIKHSIPDNESISSLITIIDSWSESNVQN; this is encoded by the coding sequence GTGAAAAAATACGAATTAGCCAAAGAAGATTATGAAAAAGGCTTAAAATACAGGGAAATAGCCGATAAATACGATGTATCAATTAGTACGGTAAAGTCATGGAAATCTCGTTATTGGTCGCAAGAAAAGGTTGCAACCAAGGATGCAACCTTACCTAATAACAGGGGGGCGCCTGACAGAAATAAAAACGCTGTAAAACACGGGCTTTTCGCTAATTGGTTACCCTCTGAAACGTTAGAAATCATGAATGAGGTTGCAACCTCTAAGCCAGAAGATATTATCTGGAATAACATTATGATTCAGTACACGGCTATTATCAGAGCGCAGAAAATCATGTATTTTTCTGGGTCAGAAGATTTATCAAAAGAAGTTTCGAAATGGTCCTCAAGCGATTCTGGTAGCTCAGAAGAATATGCTATTCAATATGCATGGGACAAACAAGCAAACTTTTTAAATGCGCAGTCAAGAGCGATGAGTACATTGTCTAATTTGATAAAGCAGTTTGTAGCTATTGCTGATGAACAGGATGAAAGACGTAAAAAGCTGGAATTGATAGATGCGCAAATTATGAAAATAAAGCATTCAATTCCTGATAATGAGTCAATAAGTAGTTTGATTACAATTATCGATTCTTGGAGTGAATCCAATGTGCAAAATTAA